From Deltaproteobacteria bacterium, one genomic window encodes:
- the mscL gene encoding large-conductance mechanosensitive channel protein MscL, translating to MLKEFKEFAMRGNVIDMAVGIIIGAAFGKIVSSFVNDVIMPPIGLLLGDTDFSRLAITLKEKTAATEAVTLNYGAFINTVLDFIIVALAIFMVIKQMNRFKRKEEPPPLAEPITKECPKCFTDIPIKATRCPNCTSEL from the coding sequence ATGCTCAAAGAATTCAAAGAATTCGCTATGCGTGGGAACGTTATCGACATGGCCGTAGGCATTATCATCGGCGCTGCATTCGGGAAGATTGTCAGTTCGTTTGTGAACGATGTTATCATGCCGCCCATCGGATTGCTTTTGGGGGACACCGATTTCTCCCGACTGGCAATCACGCTAAAGGAGAAGACCGCTGCAACGGAAGCCGTTACCCTCAACTACGGGGCATTCATCAATACTGTTTTGGATTTTATTATCGTGGCCTTAGCGATCTTCATGGTCATCAAGCAAATGAACCGTTTCAAGAGGAAAGAAGAACCACCACCCCTCGCCGAACCCATTACCAAGGAATGTCCGAAATGCTTCACCGACATCCCTATTAAGGCGACCCGTTGCCCGAACTGCACATCAGAGCTTTAG
- a CDS encoding rhomboid family intramembrane serine protease: MIPIRDTVESGNYPVVTHLIIAANVMVYLIQLSQGARIDHFILMYGLVPARYSDPFVAGYFTLGQQLFSFISFMFVHGGFWHVLFNMWSLYIFGDNVEDRLGSVRYLLFYLLCGLASGLAHLFLNWHSQIPTVGASGAIAGVMGAYFILHPRAKILTMIPVLFIPFFVELPAFFFLGLWFFFQLASASLSPAQEGGIAWWAHIGGFIFGMIFLKLFARVPETGLTQAVKSKTARKKTPHLQTLHTTAAPEDLHLYGDMVITPEEALKGARKLVNIPWAFQKRLLHVTVPPGVKEGTVLRLEGMGRGAPEGRKGDLLLKLKIREHP; the protein is encoded by the coding sequence ATGATTCCTATCCGCGATACCGTGGAATCCGGAAACTATCCGGTCGTCACCCACCTGATCATCGCGGCCAATGTAATGGTCTATCTCATTCAGCTCTCTCAAGGGGCAAGGATAGACCATTTCATCCTCATGTACGGTCTGGTTCCGGCAAGGTACTCCGATCCTTTCGTGGCCGGATACTTCACCCTGGGCCAGCAGCTCTTTTCATTCATCTCTTTCATGTTCGTCCATGGGGGCTTCTGGCATGTCCTCTTCAACATGTGGTCGCTGTATATCTTCGGCGACAATGTGGAGGACCGCCTGGGATCGGTACGATACCTCCTCTTCTATCTGTTGTGCGGGCTGGCCTCCGGTCTGGCCCATCTTTTTCTCAACTGGCACTCCCAGATTCCGACGGTGGGTGCCAGCGGGGCCATCGCCGGGGTCATGGGCGCCTATTTCATCCTCCACCCCCGGGCCAAAATCCTGACCATGATCCCTGTTCTGTTCATCCCCTTTTTTGTCGAGCTTCCGGCCTTCTTCTTCCTGGGCCTCTGGTTTTTCTTTCAACTTGCCAGTGCTTCCCTCAGTCCGGCCCAGGAAGGGGGTATTGCCTGGTGGGCCCATATCGGCGGGTTTATCTTCGGGATGATCTTCCTGAAGCTCTTTGCCAGGGTCCCGGAAACCGGACTCACCCAAGCCGTGAAAAGCAAGACCGCCAGAAAGAAGACCCCCCATCTCCAGACCCTTCATACCACCGCTGCACCGGAAGATCTCCACCTTTACGGCGACATGGTCATTACTCCCGAAGAGGCACTCAAAGGCGCCCGAAAGCTGGTCAACATACCCTGGGCCTTTCAGAAAAGGCTCCTTCACGTGACAGTGCCCCCCGGCGTCAAGGAAGGGACGGTCCTGCGGCTGGAGGGCATGGGAAGGGGGGCGCCCGAAGGCCGAAAAGGAGATCTTCTGCTGAAGCTCAAGATTCGGGAGCACCCATGA
- a CDS encoding GNAT family N-acetyltransferase gives MPDIKIRNAHIDDAVFLAWLILTAGRAHVRRGIWEVILNQSEDDCLDFLALLTQTDTPHLFHYSCFLIAETQEGPVSGLGGYDPETHGYPSLLEAVTKVYEELGRFPTERAVGGPPRITTSIPPSLKGTWVIDSVATLPAFRRRGIVDRLLDTIKDVGRERGFRQAQISIYIGNAPAQHAYEKHGFRMLDEWRDPYFEKEIGSPGMARLICDL, from the coding sequence ATGCCCGATATCAAGATTCGCAATGCCCACATCGATGATGCCGTCTTTCTTGCCTGGCTCATATTGACTGCAGGGAGGGCCCATGTGAGACGAGGCATCTGGGAAGTCATTCTTAACCAGTCAGAAGATGACTGCCTTGATTTTCTCGCCCTCTTGACCCAAACAGATACCCCCCATCTGTTTCACTACTCCTGTTTTCTCATCGCAGAAACCCAAGAAGGCCCTGTATCGGGGCTTGGCGGCTACGATCCGGAAACTCACGGCTATCCCAGTCTCTTGGAAGCCGTTACGAAAGTCTATGAAGAATTGGGCAGATTTCCTACTGAGAGGGCCGTCGGGGGACCTCCGAGAATCACCACATCCATTCCGCCGTCACTCAAAGGGACATGGGTGATTGACAGTGTGGCGACCCTTCCCGCGTTTCGCAGAAGAGGGATTGTCGACAGATTGCTGGACACCATAAAGGATGTGGGACGGGAGCGCGGGTTTCGTCAGGCACAGATTTCCATCTACATAGGGAATGCCCCGGCACAGCATGCCTACGAAAAACATGGGTTCAGAATGCTCGATGAATGGCGTGACCCATACTTTGAAAAGGAGATCGGGTCCCCCGGTATGGCCCGTTTGATCTGTGACCTGTGA